In [Leptolyngbya] sp. PCC 7376, a genomic segment contains:
- a CDS encoding YqiA/YcfP family alpha/beta fold hydrolase, whose translation MIRTIYLHGFASSPKSRKAQYFLEHIPDLFVPDLNQEDFGKLTVSRQIEQVRELLIEPSYIIGSSLGGLTAALLAEKYPELIKKIVLMAPAFQFTKNWRKRLGEKNLGHWQRTDALPIYHYSYQKEISLHYEFFRDAEALSEYEFQNQVPTLILHGNNDETVPISVSEDYAHNRDWVKFIALDSDHSLGDRLPELFAESQAFLSDN comes from the coding sequence ATGATTCGCACGATCTACCTCCACGGGTTTGCTTCTAGCCCTAAATCCCGCAAAGCTCAGTATTTTTTAGAACATATACCAGACCTATTTGTCCCTGACCTCAACCAAGAAGATTTTGGCAAACTCACCGTCAGTCGCCAGATTGAACAGGTGCGAGAACTTTTGATAGAGCCAAGCTATATTATTGGGTCGAGCTTGGGAGGTTTAACGGCAGCTCTCCTCGCCGAAAAATACCCGGAGTTAATCAAAAAAATTGTGTTGATGGCTCCTGCATTTCAGTTCACAAAAAATTGGCGCAAACGTTTAGGGGAAAAGAATTTAGGTCATTGGCAAAGAACTGATGCGTTGCCGATATATCACTATTCTTACCAGAAAGAAATTTCTCTACACTACGAATTTTTCCGAGATGCTGAAGCCCTTAGTGAATATGAGTTTCAGAATCAAGTGCCGACATTAATTTTGCATGGCAACAATGACGAAACAGTGCCGATTAGTGTGAGTGAAGACTATGCTCACAATCGGGATTGGGTAAAATTTATTGCTCTAGATAGTGACCACAGTTTGGGCGATCGCCTGCCGGAATTATTTGCTGAGAGCCAAGCATTTTTATCCGATAATTAA
- a CDS encoding NAD-dependent epimerase/dehydratase family protein has translation MRILIIGGTRFIGVYLTQILLEAGHEVVLFNRGNHPAPEGVTQIQGDRKDPAQLKEKLAGESFDAVFDNNGRELAHTQPLAEIFAGKIKHFVYVSSAGVYLPTTQPPLKEADAVDPNSRHKGKHETEAYLAASDLPWTSIRPTYIYGSKNYNDLEAWFFDRIVRNRPIPIPGNGQFITQFGHCYDLATAMAAILGNEKAIGQIYNISGDRFVTFTGLAKACAEAAGKNPDDVELIYYDPTEFSFGKRKAFPIRSQHFMADISKALKALDWAPKYDLISGLKESFINDYLASGRDKTDIDFSTDDQILGA, from the coding sequence ATGCGAATTTTGATTATTGGTGGCACACGGTTTATTGGTGTGTACTTAACTCAAATTTTGCTGGAAGCAGGTCACGAAGTCGTGTTATTTAATCGCGGCAATCACCCAGCGCCAGAGGGGGTCACGCAAATTCAGGGCGATCGCAAAGACCCAGCACAGCTGAAGGAGAAACTTGCTGGTGAATCCTTTGATGCTGTTTTCGATAATAACGGTCGTGAACTCGCTCACACCCAGCCTCTCGCGGAAATTTTTGCGGGAAAGATAAAACATTTCGTTTATGTCAGTTCGGCTGGCGTTTATCTCCCCACCACTCAACCCCCTCTCAAAGAAGCAGATGCCGTTGACCCCAACAGTCGCCACAAAGGGAAACACGAAACGGAAGCCTATTTAGCTGCCAGTGATTTGCCCTGGACATCAATTCGTCCAACATATATTTATGGCTCGAAAAATTACAATGATCTAGAGGCTTGGTTCTTTGATCGCATCGTTAGAAATCGCCCCATTCCTATCCCTGGTAACGGTCAATTTATTACGCAATTTGGACACTGCTACGATCTTGCTACTGCGATGGCAGCCATTCTAGGTAACGAAAAAGCCATTGGGCAAATTTATAATATTTCCGGCGATCGCTTCGTCACATTTACGGGACTAGCAAAGGCTTGTGCAGAGGCAGCAGGCAAAAATCCCGATGACGTTGAACTAATTTATTACGACCCCACAGAATTCAGTTTCGGTAAGAGAAAGGCCTTCCCCATACGCTCACAACATTTTATGGCGGACATCAGCAAAGCATTAAAGGCTCTCGACTGGGCACCTAAATATGATTTGATTTCAGGTCTCAAAGAATCTTTTATCAATGACTATCTCGCCTCTGGTCGGGACAAAACCGATATTGACTTTTCTACCGACGACCAAATCTTAGGCGCATAG
- a CDS encoding DUF309 domain-containing protein produces the protein MDVPDSFFDGVRQLNEQEFYSCHDTLEALWFEAMEPEKSLYQGILQIAVGCYHLGNSNLRGATILVGEGLRRLRDSDEESYAGFDIQDFVEQGDRLLKQLQYLEPTAVEAFATDLMEKEAFPKLSKVATH, from the coding sequence GTGGACGTTCCTGATTCTTTTTTTGATGGTGTGCGGCAACTCAATGAGCAGGAGTTCTATAGTTGCCATGACACCCTTGAGGCTCTGTGGTTTGAGGCTATGGAGCCGGAAAAGTCCTTATACCAAGGGATTTTACAAATTGCAGTAGGTTGTTATCATCTCGGTAACAGCAATCTGCGTGGTGCAACGATTTTGGTGGGTGAAGGCTTACGGCGGCTGCGGGACAGTGACGAAGAGAGTTACGCCGGGTTTGATATTCAAGATTTTGTCGAGCAAGGCGATCGCCTGTTAAAGCAGTTGCAGTATTTAGAACCGACTGCAGTAGAAGCATTTGCGACGGATTTGATGGAAAAAGAAGCTTTTCCAAAACTGAGCAAAGTAGCGACACATTAA
- a CDS encoding DUF1816 domain-containing protein, with translation MTGLIIFSVYAVALSSIFYYLNQPYSRNWWLKITTAGPRCVYYFGPFHSQKEANANINGYRTDLEGEKAKVVQVQLNQCFPPAQLTFCPDEA, from the coding sequence ATGACTGGTTTAATTATTTTTTCCGTTTACGCCGTTGCTCTGAGCTCAATCTTTTACTATCTAAACCAACCCTACAGCCGTAATTGGTGGCTCAAGATCACAACAGCAGGCCCTAGATGCGTTTACTATTTTGGACCTTTCCATAGCCAAAAAGAAGCTAATGCAAACATCAATGGCTATCGCACCGATCTAGAAGGAGAAAAAGCAAAAGTTGTACAAGTGCAGCTCAACCAATGTTTTCCTCCTGCCCAACTGACATTTTGCCCTGACGAAGCTTAG
- a CDS encoding ferredoxin-thioredoxin reductase catalytic domain-containing protein: MTVENAASDKALELMKNFAEKYAKRTDTYFCVDPSVTAVVIEGLAKHKEELGAPLCPCRHYEDKEAEVANAFWNCPCVPMRERNDCHCMLFITEDNDFAGEQQDIELDYIKEVTNKMKG; encoded by the coding sequence ATGACTGTTGAGAATGCTGCTTCAGACAAGGCATTGGAGTTAATGAAAAATTTTGCCGAAAAATATGCAAAACGTACTGATACTTACTTTTGTGTAGATCCTTCGGTAACTGCGGTTGTGATTGAGGGATTGGCAAAGCATAAGGAAGAGCTTGGTGCTCCCCTTTGTCCTTGTCGCCACTATGAGGATAAGGAAGCAGAGGTTGCCAATGCTTTCTGGAATTGTCCTTGTGTACCCATGCGTGAGCGCAATGACTGTCACTGTATGCTTTTCATTACTGAAGATAATGATTTTGCGGGTGAGCAACAGGACATTGAACTTGACTATATTAAGGAAGTTACAAATAAGATGAAGGGCTAG
- a CDS encoding lipid-A-disaccharide synthase-related protein, protein MRILCLSNGHGEDAIAVQVLEQIQVQNPDISLAALPIVGTGHAYQKLDIPIIGRTQQMPSGGFVYMDNRQLARDIKGGLLKLTWQQHKSIQRWAKQTDEPSLILAVGDIVPLIFALLSGTNYAFIGTAKSEYYLRDSDGQWLSKTSGLEKWFGSVYLPWERWLLSRKKCLAVYPRDRLTTDILQKYKIAAVDLGNPMMDGLEPSQLELEEEERTLTCVLLPGSRLPEALHNWRKILVATQQIRDKYQTVNFIAAIAPSLESTDFGETLNKFGWHTTNQIPDDLRFNDPEIKGFMQGQATLVISQNYYAETLNRADVAIAMAGTATEQFVGLGKPAFTIVGTGPQFTPAFAEAQTRLLGHSVILLQKPEAIAQKLDAILKNPDLLQSIAANGKQRMGETGAAQRIAVHLLNLFSKT, encoded by the coding sequence ATGCGGATATTGTGCCTGAGTAATGGTCATGGTGAAGATGCGATCGCCGTGCAAGTTTTAGAACAAATCCAAGTTCAAAATCCTGACATTAGCCTCGCCGCCTTGCCGATTGTGGGAACAGGTCACGCTTACCAGAAACTCGATATCCCCATCATCGGTCGCACCCAGCAGATGCCCTCTGGCGGCTTTGTCTATATGGATAATCGTCAACTGGCGCGGGATATTAAAGGTGGCTTGCTCAAGCTCACTTGGCAGCAACATAAATCCATTCAACGGTGGGCCAAACAAACCGATGAACCTTCTCTTATTTTGGCAGTGGGAGATATTGTGCCGCTAATTTTTGCGCTATTGAGCGGCACGAATTATGCGTTTATTGGCACTGCAAAATCTGAATATTATCTGCGGGATAGTGATGGACAATGGCTTTCCAAAACATCTGGTCTCGAAAAATGGTTTGGCTCTGTCTATCTTCCTTGGGAGCGATGGCTACTAAGTCGAAAAAAATGCCTCGCTGTCTATCCGCGCGATCGCCTCACCACAGACATTTTGCAGAAATATAAGATTGCTGCCGTTGATCTGGGAAATCCGATGATGGATGGTTTAGAGCCATCACAGTTAGAGCTAGAGGAAGAAGAGCGCACGTTAACTTGTGTTTTGTTACCGGGTTCACGACTACCCGAAGCTTTGCACAATTGGCGGAAAATCTTAGTGGCAACACAGCAAATTCGCGATAAATATCAAACGGTAAATTTTATTGCGGCGATCGCCCCGAGTTTAGAATCAACAGATTTTGGCGAAACCCTAAACAAATTTGGTTGGCACACAACTAATCAAATCCCCGATGACCTGCGATTCAACGATCCAGAGATCAAAGGTTTTATGCAAGGGCAAGCAACCCTTGTGATTTCCCAAAATTATTATGCCGAAACTCTCAATCGCGCTGATGTGGCGATCGCCATGGCAGGCACAGCAACAGAACAATTTGTCGGCCTCGGGAAACCGGCCTTCACGATTGTTGGCACTGGCCCGCAGTTCACACCAGCTTTCGCCGAAGCCCAAACTCGCTTGCTCGGTCATTCTGTTATTCTGCTGCAAAAACCAGAGGCGATCGCCCAAAAACTTGATGCCATCCTAAAAAATCCAGACCTATTACAAAGCATTGCGGCCAATGGCAAACAACGTATGGGAGAAACCGGTGCTGCTCAACGCATTGCAGTCCATCTCTTAAATCTATTTTCAAAAACTTAA
- a CDS encoding DUF3285 domain-containing protein, translating to MTETTSVTDSATEQASLEQAATEPKPSYVKLAMRNMVRKGGKAIYHFTLTTIGVLGFFVLVAWLTH from the coding sequence ATGACTGAAACTACGTCCGTCACTGATTCGGCGACCGAGCAAGCTTCACTAGAACAAGCAGCAACAGAACCGAAGCCAAGCTATGTCAAACTCGCGATGCGGAATATGGTGCGTAAGGGCGGCAAAGCTATCTACCATTTCACGCTGACGACAATAGGCGTGTTGGGCTTTTTTGTATTGGTGG